A single genomic interval of Chitinispirillales bacterium harbors:
- the fabZ gene encoding 3-hydroxyacyl-ACP dehydratase FabZ has product MSELFDIKTIMQFVPHRFPFLLIDRIMEFEENKRVVAKKNVSINEAQFQGHFPNEPVFPGVLIVEHMAQAACFLLSKSAGSFDTSKVYYLGKVKNMSFRKPVVPGDTIETEVKIITAVGAMAMVEAASKVDGVLVAKGELAFSAA; this is encoded by the coding sequence ATGAGCGAACTTTTTGATATTAAAACGATTATGCAGTTTGTGCCGCACCGTTTTCCGTTTCTGTTGATTGACAGAATAATGGAATTTGAGGAAAATAAGCGCGTTGTCGCGAAAAAAAACGTGTCGATTAATGAAGCGCAATTTCAAGGGCATTTTCCCAACGAGCCGGTTTTCCCAGGAGTTTTGATCGTTGAGCACATGGCGCAGGCGGCTTGTTTTTTGCTTTCAAAATCTGCGGGTTCATTTGATACGAGCAAGGTATATTATTTAGGCAAGGTAAAAAACATGTCGTTTAGAAAACCTGTTGTGCCGGGCGATACGATTGAAACCGAAGTAAAAATTATTACGGCTGTCGGCGCAATGGCTATGGTTGAGGCGGCGTCTAAGGTTGACGGCGTTTTGGTCGCAAAAGGTGAATTGGCATTTAGCGCGGCGTAG
- a CDS encoding flippase-like domain-containing protein, with product MNAKKILSYAAKLTVTILVFWWIDISIGFSNITDTLKKANFLWFAAAIFVHVISIFIGAWQWGIILKNRGACLSRFEILKIYYTGMFFNNFILGTIAGDSFKIAILHKKNRAKPAFAATFLDRFAGFALLSVFAIVGSIIINAINFGSNKDLRITILLLIFFSFILAIIFILIFSKSAQNAFSKTLLKFPNTNVAERIKNIVSSVYIDRKNKLDAKMLPQIFSLSLLIQGLRISTHIFCAVAVGIFTFNTIHYYFVIIPITAILMMVPLPFGVIPTIAGAIFFAAGFSVGDATIMEFLASVAGIIGSLAGAVFLFIDRKAK from the coding sequence ATGAATGCGAAAAAAATATTGTCTTATGCGGCAAAACTTACAGTAACAATTTTAGTTTTTTGGTGGATTGACATAAGTATCGGTTTCTCAAACATTACCGATACTCTTAAAAAAGCTAATTTTCTTTGGTTTGCCGCCGCTATTTTTGTACATGTAATTTCAATTTTTATCGGCGCTTGGCAGTGGGGAATAATTTTGAAAAATCGTGGTGCATGTTTGTCGAGATTTGAAATTCTAAAAATATATTATACGGGAATGTTTTTTAATAATTTCATTTTGGGAACTATTGCCGGAGATTCTTTTAAGATAGCGATTTTACACAAAAAAAACAGAGCGAAACCGGCCTTTGCCGCGACATTTTTAGACAGATTCGCGGGATTTGCTTTATTGTCGGTTTTTGCAATTGTCGGTTCAATTATCATAAACGCGATAAATTTCGGCAGCAACAAGGATTTACGGATTACTATACTTTTACTCATATTTTTTTCGTTTATATTGGCAATTATATTTATTTTAATATTCTCTAAATCGGCGCAAAACGCTTTTTCGAAGACGCTTCTTAAATTCCCGAATACAAACGTTGCCGAAAGAATCAAGAATATTGTCTCTTCGGTATATATAGATAGGAAAAATAAATTAGATGCGAAAATGTTGCCGCAGATTTTTTCGTTATCGCTTTTAATTCAGGGGCTTAGGATATCAACGCATATATTTTGCGCGGTCGCTGTCGGGATTTTTACATTTAATACTATTCATTACTATTTTGTCATTATTCCGATTACCGCGATTTTAATGATGGTTCCGCTTCCTTTCGGAGTAATTCCTACAATTGCCGGAGCGATATTTTTTGCCGCCGGTTTTTCCGTGGGCGACGCGACAATTATGGAATTTCTTGCATCGGTCGCAGGAATTATCGGCTCGCTTGCCGGAGCGGTTTTTCTTTTTATCGACAGAAAAGCGAAATAA